One Panicum virgatum strain AP13 chromosome 9K, P.virgatum_v5, whole genome shotgun sequence genomic region harbors:
- the LOC120647075 gene encoding protein WEAK CHLOROPLAST MOVEMENT UNDER BLUE LIGHT 1-like isoform X1, with protein MQRIEQTIEDLHMQFWNTFTVQYSVSNKFVELWLERMADKKIEEANSSHIVSSPKSLQSSVEPKLIEGTDEDYHNNLLKKASANFEAPMQQEYTISLVLAENKRNLQEISVEQEVPTGDSNLSAKVDSSEMTSTNEVHDGITSSSNGAHGDSNTMRSNTASSMLEASMQQECPMSLILTDGKGNLQEVSVEQKVPIGDFVALSPKAGSCELMFTNKIPDGFPTSCSDAYESKEAQDDSIKMEASEVNVSADSESLLRLNEGVQDDAYCINSGKVACGTPPDIQKKVKEDRPLTVNRFHKHQMDLGDTGQKVPTPVSRSSTRKYLRMDKTTVDTTTPIESVKVAASKFGGSINWKTHRSQTARESDHTILELDKLKNEISECKRQAEAAEAAKLSVFNELERTKNIIDEMTHVLEKQQAIEVDAKDLELFQFILQEMEGVDFGNSTVAEEKLNNIQERRKSLVAKIMLVKDDFRKVQVDYDSLLIETDISVRKAQTALAMSKDAEKQVEELTIELQRLKEVFDLAQSTCHDAEENKKGTLMARDADCLAWEKDLRQAEEELNQISMELSAVQELQSQVDTSSSLLLDLKNKVATYMEAKLIEEAQEQESGTQKSMQEEAIILSRNEIEEHKKSIAKVTDELCALKATAASLGSQLNKEKTALAAIQQREAMASITIQSLKVEIKLSQQELEAVRAKEKEHGDKAVKLPKVLQDAANEANKAKSVAAKTREELRKAKEEVEQAKAALSTTEFRLEAVLREIEVAKESQWLALNTLDDSKVSANIKQQGSSQMIALDVDEYTSLVERSHRAEELAHEKTAAAIAQVEAAKESESRTLSRLNETYKALEERKQALLATTERADRATEGKLAMEQELRKWREENGRRRRAGDWASKSEAKPSNTAEIIRGDTKCTIREDSCAPSSVHPLSDASGRSSPNDLALQAKTKKAKKLSLFPRIIMFLGRRRLKAAR; from the exons ATGCAGAGGATTGAGCAGACAATTGAAGATTTACACATGCAATTCTGGAATACCTTTACTGTCCAGTACTCAG TTAGTAACAAATTTGTTGAGTTGTGGCTTGAAAGAATGGCAGACAAGAAAATTGAAGAGGCCAATTCATCTCACATTGTATCTTCACCAAAATCTTTGCAAAGTTCAGTAGAGCCTAAACTAATTGAAGGTACTGATGAAGATTATCATAATAACCTTCTGAAGAAAGCAAGTGCTAATTTTGAGGCACCAATGCAGCAAGAGTATACTATTAGCCTTGTATTAGCTGAGAACAAAAGGAATTTGCAAGAAATTTCAGTTGAACAAGAGGTTCCTACTGGTGACTCAAACCTTTCAGCAAAAGTGGACAGCAGTGAAATGACATCTACGAATGAAGTTCATGATGGTATTACATCTTCCTCTAATGGAGCCCATGGTGATTCTAACACAATGAGATCAAACACAGCTAGTTCCATGCTTGAGGCATCAATGCAGCAAGAATGCCCTATGAGCCTCATATTGACTGACGGGAAAGGCAATTTGCAAGAAGTTTCAGTTGAACAAAAAGTTCCTATTGGTGATTTTGTTGCTCTGTCACCAAAAGCAGGCAGCTGCGAATTAATGTTCACCAACAAAATACCTGATGGCTTTCCAACTTCCTGTAGTGATGCTTATGAATCAAAGGAAGCCCAAGATGATTCTATCAAAATGGAAGCTTCAGAAGTAAATGTCTCTGCAGATTCAGAGTCTTTGCTTAGGTTAAATGAAGGGGTCCAAGATGATGCTTATTGTATTAATTCTGGTAAGGTTGCTTGTGGAACACCACCTGACATCCAGAAAAAGGTGAAAGAAGATAGACCACTGACTGTCAACAGATTTCATAAGCACCAAATGGACCTTGGAGACACAGGGCAAAAGGTCCCTACACCTGTGAGCAGATCAAGCACCAGAAAGTACTTGAGAATGGATAAAACCACTGTTGATACTACAACCCCCATCGAATCAGTAAAGGTTGCTGCATCAAAATTTGGTGGTAGCATCAACTGGAAAACTCATAGATCACAGACAGCACGA GAGAGTGACCATACTATACTTGAGCTTGATAAGCTGAAGAATGAAATTTCAGAATGTAAACGTCAAGCAGAAGCTGCAGAGGCTGCAAAGTTATCAGTATTCAATGAGCTTGAGAGAACAAAGAACATTATTGACGAGATGACACACGTCCTGGAGAAGCAACAAGCCATAGAGGTGGATGCCAAGGACTTGGAATTGTTTCAATTTATTTTACAAGAGATGGAGGGAGTTGACTTTGGCAATAGTACTGTAGCTGAGGAGAAGTTGAATAATATTCAAGAACGGCGCAAATCATTGGTTGCCAAAATTATGTTAGTGAAAGATGACTTCAGAAAAGTCCAGGTGGATTATGATTCTTTGTTGATAGAAACAGATATTTCCGTTAGAAAAGCTCAGACAGCCTTAGCAATGTCCAAAGATGCCGAGAAACAAGTGGAGGAGCTCACCATAGAGCTCCAAAGACTGAAGGAGGTGTTTGATTTGGCTCAGTCCACATGCCATGATGCTGAAGAAAACAAGAAAGGCACATTGATGGCGCGTGATGCGGATTGCCTGGCATGGGAAAAGGATCTCAGACAAGCAGAGGAAGAACTGAATCAAATCAGCATGGAGCTTTCTGCTGTTCAAGAATTGCAATCACAGGTTGACACATCATCCAGCTTGTTGCTGGATCTCAAGAATAAGGTAGCCACTTATATGGAGGCGAAGTTAATCGAGGAAGCACAGGAACAAGAAAGTGGAACTCAAAAATCCATGCAAGAAGAAGCCATCATTCTGTCAAGGAATGAGATCGAGGAGCACAAGAAAAGCATTGCCAAGGTGACAGATGAATTATGCGCTCTGAAAGCAACTGCTGCATCACTCGGGTCACAGTTGAACAAAGAGAAAACAGCACTTGCCGCCATTCAGCAGAGGGAAGCGATGGCATCCATAACCATCCAATCTCTCAAGGTGGAGATTAAATTGTCTCAGCAGGAACTTGAAGCAGTTCGTGCGAAGGAGAAGGAGCACGGAGATAAAGCAGTCAAGTTGCCCAAGGTTCTGCAAGATGCAGCCAATGAAGCCAACAAGGCTAAGTCCGTCGCTGCCAAGACACGGGAAGAAttaagaaaggcaaaggaagAAGTGGAGCAAGCGAAGGCTGCTCTGAGCACTACGGAATTCAGGCTTGAAGCAGTTCTGAGAGAGATAGAAGTGGCGAAAGAGTCTCAGTGGCTGGCGCTTAATACTCTGGATGACAGCAAGGTTTCAGCAAACATCAAACAACAGGGTTCTTCTCAGATGATCGCACTTGATGTGGATGAGTACACATCTCTGGTCGAGAGGTCCCATCGGGCAGAAGAGCTTGCGCACGAGAAGACAGCTGCTGCTATTGCACAGGTCGAGGCAGCCAAGGAGTCTGAATCACGCACCTTATCAAGACTGAACGAAACATACAAGGCCTTGGAAGAACGAAAGCAGGCATTGCTCGCCACCACAGAGCGGGCCGACAGGGCCACAGAGGGCAAGCTGGCCATGGAGCAGGAGCTGAGGAAATGGAGAGAGGAGAACGGCAGGCGCCGCAGGGCTGGTGACTGGGCTTCAAAATCTGAAGCCAAACCTTCAAACACCGCAGAGATCATCCGTGGAGACACGAAATGCACGATCAGAGAAGACAGTTGCGCCCCCTCGTCAGTTCATCCTCTGTCGGACGCGTCCGGGAGGAGCAGCCCCAACGACCTGGCCCTGCAAGCGAAGACGAAGAAGGCAAAGAAGCTGTCGCTCTTCCCGCGCATCATCATGTTCCTGGGCAGGAGGCGGCTCAAAGCTGCCAGGTAA
- the LOC120647075 gene encoding protein WEAK CHLOROPLAST MOVEMENT UNDER BLUE LIGHT 1-like isoform X3, giving the protein MQRIEQTIEDLHMQFWNTFTVQYSGSCELMFTNKIPDGFPTSCSDAYESKEAQDDSIKMEASEVNVSADSESLLRLNEGVQDDAYCINSGKVACGTPPDIQKKVKEDRPLTVNRFHKHQMDLGDTGQKVPTPVSRSSTRKYLRMDKTTVDTTTPIESVKVAASKFGGSINWKTHRSQTARESDHTILELDKLKNEISECKRQAEAAEAAKLSVFNELERTKNIIDEMTHVLEKQQAIEVDAKDLELFQFILQEMEGVDFGNSTVAEEKLNNIQERRKSLVAKIMLVKDDFRKVQVDYDSLLIETDISVRKAQTALAMSKDAEKQVEELTIELQRLKEVFDLAQSTCHDAEENKKGTLMARDADCLAWEKDLRQAEEELNQISMELSAVQELQSQVDTSSSLLLDLKNKVATYMEAKLIEEAQEQESGTQKSMQEEAIILSRNEIEEHKKSIAKVTDELCALKATAASLGSQLNKEKTALAAIQQREAMASITIQSLKVEIKLSQQELEAVRAKEKEHGDKAVKLPKVLQDAANEANKAKSVAAKTREELRKAKEEVEQAKAALSTTEFRLEAVLREIEVAKESQWLALNTLDDSKVSANIKQQGSSQMIALDVDEYTSLVERSHRAEELAHEKTAAAIAQVEAAKESESRTLSRLNETYKALEERKQALLATTERADRATEGKLAMEQELRKWREENGRRRRAGDWASKSEAKPSNTAEIIRGDTKCTIREDSCAPSSVHPLSDASGRSSPNDLALQAKTKKAKKLSLFPRIIMFLGRRRLKAAR; this is encoded by the exons ATGCAGAGGATTGAGCAGACAATTGAAGATTTACACATGCAATTCTGGAATACCTTTACTGTCCAGTACTCAG GCAGCTGCGAATTAATGTTCACCAACAAAATACCTGATGGCTTTCCAACTTCCTGTAGTGATGCTTATGAATCAAAGGAAGCCCAAGATGATTCTATCAAAATGGAAGCTTCAGAAGTAAATGTCTCTGCAGATTCAGAGTCTTTGCTTAGGTTAAATGAAGGGGTCCAAGATGATGCTTATTGTATTAATTCTGGTAAGGTTGCTTGTGGAACACCACCTGACATCCAGAAAAAGGTGAAAGAAGATAGACCACTGACTGTCAACAGATTTCATAAGCACCAAATGGACCTTGGAGACACAGGGCAAAAGGTCCCTACACCTGTGAGCAGATCAAGCACCAGAAAGTACTTGAGAATGGATAAAACCACTGTTGATACTACAACCCCCATCGAATCAGTAAAGGTTGCTGCATCAAAATTTGGTGGTAGCATCAACTGGAAAACTCATAGATCACAGACAGCACGA GAGAGTGACCATACTATACTTGAGCTTGATAAGCTGAAGAATGAAATTTCAGAATGTAAACGTCAAGCAGAAGCTGCAGAGGCTGCAAAGTTATCAGTATTCAATGAGCTTGAGAGAACAAAGAACATTATTGACGAGATGACACACGTCCTGGAGAAGCAACAAGCCATAGAGGTGGATGCCAAGGACTTGGAATTGTTTCAATTTATTTTACAAGAGATGGAGGGAGTTGACTTTGGCAATAGTACTGTAGCTGAGGAGAAGTTGAATAATATTCAAGAACGGCGCAAATCATTGGTTGCCAAAATTATGTTAGTGAAAGATGACTTCAGAAAAGTCCAGGTGGATTATGATTCTTTGTTGATAGAAACAGATATTTCCGTTAGAAAAGCTCAGACAGCCTTAGCAATGTCCAAAGATGCCGAGAAACAAGTGGAGGAGCTCACCATAGAGCTCCAAAGACTGAAGGAGGTGTTTGATTTGGCTCAGTCCACATGCCATGATGCTGAAGAAAACAAGAAAGGCACATTGATGGCGCGTGATGCGGATTGCCTGGCATGGGAAAAGGATCTCAGACAAGCAGAGGAAGAACTGAATCAAATCAGCATGGAGCTTTCTGCTGTTCAAGAATTGCAATCACAGGTTGACACATCATCCAGCTTGTTGCTGGATCTCAAGAATAAGGTAGCCACTTATATGGAGGCGAAGTTAATCGAGGAAGCACAGGAACAAGAAAGTGGAACTCAAAAATCCATGCAAGAAGAAGCCATCATTCTGTCAAGGAATGAGATCGAGGAGCACAAGAAAAGCATTGCCAAGGTGACAGATGAATTATGCGCTCTGAAAGCAACTGCTGCATCACTCGGGTCACAGTTGAACAAAGAGAAAACAGCACTTGCCGCCATTCAGCAGAGGGAAGCGATGGCATCCATAACCATCCAATCTCTCAAGGTGGAGATTAAATTGTCTCAGCAGGAACTTGAAGCAGTTCGTGCGAAGGAGAAGGAGCACGGAGATAAAGCAGTCAAGTTGCCCAAGGTTCTGCAAGATGCAGCCAATGAAGCCAACAAGGCTAAGTCCGTCGCTGCCAAGACACGGGAAGAAttaagaaaggcaaaggaagAAGTGGAGCAAGCGAAGGCTGCTCTGAGCACTACGGAATTCAGGCTTGAAGCAGTTCTGAGAGAGATAGAAGTGGCGAAAGAGTCTCAGTGGCTGGCGCTTAATACTCTGGATGACAGCAAGGTTTCAGCAAACATCAAACAACAGGGTTCTTCTCAGATGATCGCACTTGATGTGGATGAGTACACATCTCTGGTCGAGAGGTCCCATCGGGCAGAAGAGCTTGCGCACGAGAAGACAGCTGCTGCTATTGCACAGGTCGAGGCAGCCAAGGAGTCTGAATCACGCACCTTATCAAGACTGAACGAAACATACAAGGCCTTGGAAGAACGAAAGCAGGCATTGCTCGCCACCACAGAGCGGGCCGACAGGGCCACAGAGGGCAAGCTGGCCATGGAGCAGGAGCTGAGGAAATGGAGAGAGGAGAACGGCAGGCGCCGCAGGGCTGGTGACTGGGCTTCAAAATCTGAAGCCAAACCTTCAAACACCGCAGAGATCATCCGTGGAGACACGAAATGCACGATCAGAGAAGACAGTTGCGCCCCCTCGTCAGTTCATCCTCTGTCGGACGCGTCCGGGAGGAGCAGCCCCAACGACCTGGCCCTGCAAGCGAAGACGAAGAAGGCAAAGAAGCTGTCGCTCTTCCCGCGCATCATCATGTTCCTGGGCAGGAGGCGGCTCAAAGCTGCCAGGTAA
- the LOC120647075 gene encoding protein WEAK CHLOROPLAST MOVEMENT UNDER BLUE LIGHT 1-like isoform X2 encodes MADKKIEEANSSHIVSSPKSLQSSVEPKLIEGTDEDYHNNLLKKASANFEAPMQQEYTISLVLAENKRNLQEISVEQEVPTGDSNLSAKVDSSEMTSTNEVHDGITSSSNGAHGDSNTMRSNTASSMLEASMQQECPMSLILTDGKGNLQEVSVEQKVPIGDFVALSPKAGSCELMFTNKIPDGFPTSCSDAYESKEAQDDSIKMEASEVNVSADSESLLRLNEGVQDDAYCINSGKVACGTPPDIQKKVKEDRPLTVNRFHKHQMDLGDTGQKVPTPVSRSSTRKYLRMDKTTVDTTTPIESVKVAASKFGGSINWKTHRSQTARESDHTILELDKLKNEISECKRQAEAAEAAKLSVFNELERTKNIIDEMTHVLEKQQAIEVDAKDLELFQFILQEMEGVDFGNSTVAEEKLNNIQERRKSLVAKIMLVKDDFRKVQVDYDSLLIETDISVRKAQTALAMSKDAEKQVEELTIELQRLKEVFDLAQSTCHDAEENKKGTLMARDADCLAWEKDLRQAEEELNQISMELSAVQELQSQVDTSSSLLLDLKNKVATYMEAKLIEEAQEQESGTQKSMQEEAIILSRNEIEEHKKSIAKVTDELCALKATAASLGSQLNKEKTALAAIQQREAMASITIQSLKVEIKLSQQELEAVRAKEKEHGDKAVKLPKVLQDAANEANKAKSVAAKTREELRKAKEEVEQAKAALSTTEFRLEAVLREIEVAKESQWLALNTLDDSKVSANIKQQGSSQMIALDVDEYTSLVERSHRAEELAHEKTAAAIAQVEAAKESESRTLSRLNETYKALEERKQALLATTERADRATEGKLAMEQELRKWREENGRRRRAGDWASKSEAKPSNTAEIIRGDTKCTIREDSCAPSSVHPLSDASGRSSPNDLALQAKTKKAKKLSLFPRIIMFLGRRRLKAAR; translated from the exons ATGGCAGACAAGAAAATTGAAGAGGCCAATTCATCTCACATTGTATCTTCACCAAAATCTTTGCAAAGTTCAGTAGAGCCTAAACTAATTGAAGGTACTGATGAAGATTATCATAATAACCTTCTGAAGAAAGCAAGTGCTAATTTTGAGGCACCAATGCAGCAAGAGTATACTATTAGCCTTGTATTAGCTGAGAACAAAAGGAATTTGCAAGAAATTTCAGTTGAACAAGAGGTTCCTACTGGTGACTCAAACCTTTCAGCAAAAGTGGACAGCAGTGAAATGACATCTACGAATGAAGTTCATGATGGTATTACATCTTCCTCTAATGGAGCCCATGGTGATTCTAACACAATGAGATCAAACACAGCTAGTTCCATGCTTGAGGCATCAATGCAGCAAGAATGCCCTATGAGCCTCATATTGACTGACGGGAAAGGCAATTTGCAAGAAGTTTCAGTTGAACAAAAAGTTCCTATTGGTGATTTTGTTGCTCTGTCACCAAAAGCAGGCAGCTGCGAATTAATGTTCACCAACAAAATACCTGATGGCTTTCCAACTTCCTGTAGTGATGCTTATGAATCAAAGGAAGCCCAAGATGATTCTATCAAAATGGAAGCTTCAGAAGTAAATGTCTCTGCAGATTCAGAGTCTTTGCTTAGGTTAAATGAAGGGGTCCAAGATGATGCTTATTGTATTAATTCTGGTAAGGTTGCTTGTGGAACACCACCTGACATCCAGAAAAAGGTGAAAGAAGATAGACCACTGACTGTCAACAGATTTCATAAGCACCAAATGGACCTTGGAGACACAGGGCAAAAGGTCCCTACACCTGTGAGCAGATCAAGCACCAGAAAGTACTTGAGAATGGATAAAACCACTGTTGATACTACAACCCCCATCGAATCAGTAAAGGTTGCTGCATCAAAATTTGGTGGTAGCATCAACTGGAAAACTCATAGATCACAGACAGCACGA GAGAGTGACCATACTATACTTGAGCTTGATAAGCTGAAGAATGAAATTTCAGAATGTAAACGTCAAGCAGAAGCTGCAGAGGCTGCAAAGTTATCAGTATTCAATGAGCTTGAGAGAACAAAGAACATTATTGACGAGATGACACACGTCCTGGAGAAGCAACAAGCCATAGAGGTGGATGCCAAGGACTTGGAATTGTTTCAATTTATTTTACAAGAGATGGAGGGAGTTGACTTTGGCAATAGTACTGTAGCTGAGGAGAAGTTGAATAATATTCAAGAACGGCGCAAATCATTGGTTGCCAAAATTATGTTAGTGAAAGATGACTTCAGAAAAGTCCAGGTGGATTATGATTCTTTGTTGATAGAAACAGATATTTCCGTTAGAAAAGCTCAGACAGCCTTAGCAATGTCCAAAGATGCCGAGAAACAAGTGGAGGAGCTCACCATAGAGCTCCAAAGACTGAAGGAGGTGTTTGATTTGGCTCAGTCCACATGCCATGATGCTGAAGAAAACAAGAAAGGCACATTGATGGCGCGTGATGCGGATTGCCTGGCATGGGAAAAGGATCTCAGACAAGCAGAGGAAGAACTGAATCAAATCAGCATGGAGCTTTCTGCTGTTCAAGAATTGCAATCACAGGTTGACACATCATCCAGCTTGTTGCTGGATCTCAAGAATAAGGTAGCCACTTATATGGAGGCGAAGTTAATCGAGGAAGCACAGGAACAAGAAAGTGGAACTCAAAAATCCATGCAAGAAGAAGCCATCATTCTGTCAAGGAATGAGATCGAGGAGCACAAGAAAAGCATTGCCAAGGTGACAGATGAATTATGCGCTCTGAAAGCAACTGCTGCATCACTCGGGTCACAGTTGAACAAAGAGAAAACAGCACTTGCCGCCATTCAGCAGAGGGAAGCGATGGCATCCATAACCATCCAATCTCTCAAGGTGGAGATTAAATTGTCTCAGCAGGAACTTGAAGCAGTTCGTGCGAAGGAGAAGGAGCACGGAGATAAAGCAGTCAAGTTGCCCAAGGTTCTGCAAGATGCAGCCAATGAAGCCAACAAGGCTAAGTCCGTCGCTGCCAAGACACGGGAAGAAttaagaaaggcaaaggaagAAGTGGAGCAAGCGAAGGCTGCTCTGAGCACTACGGAATTCAGGCTTGAAGCAGTTCTGAGAGAGATAGAAGTGGCGAAAGAGTCTCAGTGGCTGGCGCTTAATACTCTGGATGACAGCAAGGTTTCAGCAAACATCAAACAACAGGGTTCTTCTCAGATGATCGCACTTGATGTGGATGAGTACACATCTCTGGTCGAGAGGTCCCATCGGGCAGAAGAGCTTGCGCACGAGAAGACAGCTGCTGCTATTGCACAGGTCGAGGCAGCCAAGGAGTCTGAATCACGCACCTTATCAAGACTGAACGAAACATACAAGGCCTTGGAAGAACGAAAGCAGGCATTGCTCGCCACCACAGAGCGGGCCGACAGGGCCACAGAGGGCAAGCTGGCCATGGAGCAGGAGCTGAGGAAATGGAGAGAGGAGAACGGCAGGCGCCGCAGGGCTGGTGACTGGGCTTCAAAATCTGAAGCCAAACCTTCAAACACCGCAGAGATCATCCGTGGAGACACGAAATGCACGATCAGAGAAGACAGTTGCGCCCCCTCGTCAGTTCATCCTCTGTCGGACGCGTCCGGGAGGAGCAGCCCCAACGACCTGGCCCTGCAAGCGAAGACGAAGAAGGCAAAGAAGCTGTCGCTCTTCCCGCGCATCATCATGTTCCTGGGCAGGAGGCGGCTCAAAGCTGCCAGGTAA